From the Chloroflexota bacterium genome, one window contains:
- a CDS encoding AAA family ATPase: MPIVRIRSVEISGFRAFSGSHQIDLDGDIVLVVGVNGQGKTSLFDAIHWAITGEISRLGRPDSVVSLYSSSGEARVNVTLVSEDDQVLEVTRHSDGEKVGLLVNTGGQTFRGGDAQYELLRCLWPDGLAASESEPALKSAFERGVYLQQDVLTGFLTADTDQDRFRAIGELVGAGRTTEFQEALERSRRSWTRTTTQRTSEMRDREERLERLERQLQDLAGARSIKPSSAAEWNAWWAQARNLGVSSVEIPRVGVSDAPRVIDAAMAELRALRLSSERRGEHLRNLALMQQDLPPAVENLDALFKESEEATEAVEAARKTLAEAEQEAAEVRRQQIEARSQQEDLRVLAEIALRHLGQHCPVCQQTYDLDSTRERLSRLREGVQATTTLANDLGLIALMKHLHAMEERASSASMALQVAQHQESMRVDGQERVLAGLVELGISTQDDGSVTGAIEFAIEENARKLGALVEVASRGESLALSLARTGQLARQTELDLEVQRLRSELSNFQDEIKMRQATGELVSKMIDGLRGASSDLVESELERLEPLLRRIYAAADPHPEFRIVKLLSRMYRGSGRVLAEVEDPLHDRRSEAPGAFLSSSQMNVLAVSVFLALNLGIPTLPLSVAILDDPLQSLDDLNLLGLIDLLKRMRERRQLMVSTHDSRFASLLERKLRPVSDNQRTILVELSGWSSEGAGISQRDIVPDLLPIRIAVA; this comes from the coding sequence GTGCCAATCGTGAGGATTAGGTCCGTAGAAATCAGTGGATTCCGAGCCTTCAGTGGTAGCCATCAGATTGATCTTGACGGAGACATCGTGCTTGTTGTTGGAGTAAATGGACAAGGAAAGACATCACTGTTCGATGCGATCCACTGGGCAATTACCGGTGAAATCTCCCGGCTTGGCCGACCAGACTCGGTCGTTTCGCTGTATTCGTCATCAGGCGAGGCGCGTGTCAACGTGACGCTAGTATCTGAGGATGATCAGGTCTTGGAAGTAACTCGCCACTCTGACGGCGAGAAAGTGGGATTGCTCGTCAATACGGGTGGTCAGACATTTAGAGGCGGGGACGCGCAGTACGAATTGCTTAGGTGTCTTTGGCCAGATGGGTTGGCGGCAAGCGAGTCTGAACCTGCGTTAAAGTCGGCTTTTGAACGCGGTGTATATCTACAGCAAGACGTCCTTACGGGTTTCCTGACTGCTGATACAGACCAGGATAGATTCAGGGCGATTGGTGAGCTAGTTGGTGCTGGGCGAACCACCGAGTTTCAGGAAGCTCTTGAGAGGTCTAGGAGGTCCTGGACTCGAACGACTACTCAGCGTACTTCGGAAATGCGGGATAGGGAGGAACGGCTAGAGAGACTTGAAAGACAATTGCAGGATTTGGCAGGAGCGAGGTCAATAAAGCCCTCTTCCGCAGCCGAGTGGAATGCCTGGTGGGCCCAAGCTAGAAATCTGGGTGTCTCATCAGTGGAGATTCCGAGAGTCGGTGTTTCAGACGCCCCTAGAGTTATCGACGCGGCGATGGCTGAGTTGCGTGCTCTGCGCCTTTCGTCAGAGCGGCGTGGAGAACACCTCCGGAACTTGGCGCTGATGCAGCAGGACCTGCCACCGGCAGTAGAGAACCTAGATGCGCTATTTAAGGAATCCGAAGAAGCGACTGAAGCCGTGGAAGCTGCTCGGAAGACGTTAGCCGAAGCAGAGCAAGAAGCTGCCGAAGTCCGCCGGCAACAGATTGAGGCTCGCTCACAACAGGAGGATCTACGAGTTCTTGCCGAAATCGCACTTCGCCATTTGGGACAGCATTGTCCTGTTTGCCAGCAGACATATGACCTTGATTCGACTCGTGAGCGACTCTCTAGGCTTCGGGAAGGGGTTCAAGCCACAACTACGCTTGCCAACGATCTGGGCCTCATTGCATTGATGAAGCATCTTCACGCGATGGAAGAGAGGGCTTCTTCTGCGTCGATGGCCCTACAAGTTGCCCAGCACCAAGAGAGTATGCGGGTTGATGGCCAAGAGCGGGTTCTCGCTGGCCTCGTCGAACTTGGAATCAGCACCCAAGACGATGGCAGTGTTACGGGTGCGATTGAGTTCGCAATAGAAGAGAATGCGAGGAAACTTGGGGCGCTTGTTGAGGTTGCATCACGTGGAGAATCACTTGCCCTTTCCCTAGCACGAACGGGACAACTTGCGCGGCAGACGGAACTTGATCTCGAGGTTCAGCGACTAAGGAGCGAGCTATCGAACTTCCAGGACGAGATCAAGATGCGTCAGGCAACAGGTGAACTGGTGTCGAAGATGATCGATGGCCTACGGGGTGCATCATCTGACCTCGTCGAAAGTGAACTGGAGAGATTGGAGCCTCTCCTGCGACGAATCTATGCAGCGGCTGATCCACACCCTGAATTTCGAATTGTGAAACTTCTGTCTCGCATGTACCGAGGAAGCGGACGCGTGCTGGCAGAGGTCGAGGATCCCCTGCACGATCGTCGGAGTGAAGCCCCAGGAGCGTTCTTGTCAAGTTCGCAAATGAACGTGCTGGCAGTGTCAGTATTCCTTGCGTTGAACCTAGGTATACCAACACTACCGTTAAGTGTGGCTATCCTCGATGATCCGCTGCAAAGCCTGGATGATCTGAATCTCCTAGGACTGATAGACCTACTCAAACGAATGCGCGAACGGCGCCAATTGATGGTGTCGACGCATGACAGCCGCTTCGCCTCGCTGCTAGAACGCAAACTAAGGCCAGTTTCTGATAACCAAAGAACAATACTCGTGGAGCTAAGTGGCTGGAGCAGCGAAGGGGCAGGGATTTCCCAGCGCGACATCGTGCCAGATCTGCTCCCTATCCGCATTGCAGTGGCTTAG
- a CDS encoding putative addiction module antidote protein — protein sequence MSEEYRKFDAADYINAEEDARGLLRAAMDEDAGDGAVLRATLKHVARTHNISALACETGLNRGNLYEALSEDGNPTLATLMKVTRALGLRLRLEPVEGLTQGAQPAERRHLPAGSKANAQRRF from the coding sequence ATGTCTGAGGAGTACCGAAAGTTCGACGCAGCAGACTACATAAATGCCGAGGAGGATGCCCGAGGGCTTCTCAGGGCGGCTATGGATGAGGACGCTGGGGACGGAGCCGTGCTTCGCGCCACCCTCAAGCACGTCGCTCGGACGCATAACATCAGCGCTCTCGCCTGCGAAACCGGGCTAAACCGGGGCAACCTCTACGAGGCGCTGTCCGAAGACGGCAACCCCACCTTGGCAACATTGATGAAGGTCACCCGGGCCCTGGGGCTGAGACTGCGTCTTGAGCCCGTCGAGGGTCTCACGCAGGGCGCACAACCGGCTGAACGCCGGCATCTTCCGGCTGGTTCGAAGGCTAACGCTCAACGCCGCTTCTGA
- a CDS encoding type II toxin-antitoxin system RelE/ParE family toxin, which produces MYTILRSATFDRCLRRLWERRAVHRIVARLLAAEGGHLEDVRSVGDGVSEMRIQYGPGYRIYFITRGSKLIVLLCGGDKDSQRRDIARAKRMAAEWRS; this is translated from the coding sequence ATGTACACGATCCTGCGAAGCGCGACTTTCGACCGGTGTCTGCGCCGACTGTGGGAACGTCGGGCGGTGCATCGCATAGTCGCCAGATTGCTTGCAGCCGAAGGCGGACATCTCGAAGACGTGAGGTCTGTTGGCGACGGCGTGTCCGAGATGAGAATTCAGTATGGACCTGGATACCGTATCTACTTCATAACGCGAGGCTCCAAGCTGATCGTTCTGCTATGTGGCGGCGACAAGGACAGCCAGCGGCGGGACATCGCGCGGGCCAAGAGAATGGCGGCAGAATGGAGGAGCTAA
- a CDS encoding pentapeptide repeat-containing protein, whose translation MNSSELMEMREDRLANFAAAAFIGSLLMGQSWERWEGSRRTINLLVFTVADYWGLVLLTLTAGLFALSLYLAAASMITPLQRSGLSVARWASWFMLPIVAGSFALSWLPSFLELPQGQWWSPVFSIGGFAMFIFIGFRSMVTSFFRYIGRRITRAAVSKPIDDTELGGRNGGEPSGTPDRITFFERMCNLRSIFRMPESRGFWATVSTIVVIIEVILVVTLWDWLVKDESGSATIRNIGLVIAGSVAIPLAIWRAVAADKQASSAQHQAAIAQQGLLNERYQKAAEMLGHDNLSVRLGGVYALQALIQEHPEQYYVSCMHLLCAFVRNPPADQQLPVLSDRELTRHVGGSRLRGDVQAVMDLMRLRDDRLVALEREKGFEVNFQGADLRGSNLRSVNFTRVDFRGADLSGANARGSNRSHVGLSGARLYKTILARANLSDTWFDGADVSRAWFCVTALRYPDEDYSSRRFTSPAVGIAVHRFWHARAKKGNSPVLGGVVLDAESGTPLVWDPSEGMGIEY comes from the coding sequence ATGAACAGTTCAGAGCTGATGGAAATGAGGGAAGATAGGCTTGCCAACTTCGCCGCCGCTGCCTTTATTGGTTCGCTTCTCATGGGCCAGTCGTGGGAAAGGTGGGAAGGTTCACGACGCACTATCAATCTGCTCGTGTTCACGGTGGCAGATTACTGGGGGTTAGTGCTCTTGACCCTCACGGCTGGCTTGTTCGCCTTATCGCTGTATCTGGCTGCAGCGTCAATGATAACGCCCCTCCAACGTTCGGGACTTAGTGTAGCCCGCTGGGCTTCGTGGTTCATGCTCCCTATTGTAGCGGGTTCCTTCGCCCTAAGCTGGCTGCCTTCATTCTTGGAGCTTCCCCAGGGCCAGTGGTGGTCACCGGTCTTCTCCATTGGCGGTTTCGCAATGTTCATCTTCATAGGATTCAGGTCTATGGTGACTTCGTTCTTCAGATACATAGGTAGGAGAATCACACGAGCTGCCGTGTCCAAGCCAATTGACGATACCGAACTCGGAGGTAGGAACGGTGGGGAACCTAGCGGGACACCTGACCGAATAACCTTCTTTGAACGAATGTGTAACCTACGCTCAATATTCCGCATGCCAGAGTCGCGTGGGTTCTGGGCCACTGTTTCAACCATCGTAGTGATCATTGAAGTCATTCTCGTGGTCACGCTTTGGGACTGGCTAGTCAAGGACGAGTCCGGAAGCGCAACGATACGGAACATCGGACTGGTCATTGCCGGCTCGGTGGCCATCCCACTGGCGATATGGCGCGCGGTGGCAGCCGATAAGCAGGCATCGTCAGCGCAACATCAAGCTGCCATCGCCCAGCAAGGCTTGTTGAACGAACGCTACCAGAAGGCAGCCGAGATGCTCGGGCATGACAACCTTTCCGTTCGGCTGGGCGGCGTTTACGCGCTTCAGGCGTTGATTCAGGAACATCCGGAGCAATACTACGTTTCCTGTATGCATCTGCTGTGTGCATTTGTACGCAATCCGCCTGCTGACCAACAACTGCCTGTTCTATCTGACCGGGAGTTGACACGCCACGTTGGTGGCAGCCGATTACGCGGGGATGTGCAGGCGGTGATGGATTTGATGCGGTTGAGGGACGACAGACTGGTCGCTCTGGAAAGAGAGAAGGGTTTCGAGGTGAACTTTCAGGGAGCGGACCTGAGAGGTTCCAACCTTCGAAGTGTAAACTTCACGCGGGTTGATTTCCGTGGTGCAGACTTGTCCGGAGCCAATGCTAGAGGTTCGAACAGGTCGCACGTTGGGTTGTCAGGAGCGAGGCTGTACAAGACCATATTGGCGAGGGCGAATCTTTCAGATACCTGGTTTGATGGCGCCGACGTATCGAGGGCTTGGTTCTGTGTCACGGCTCTTCGCTATCCTGATGAAGACTATAGTAGTCGACGTTTCACATCTCCTGCGGTCGGTATAGCCGTCCATAGGTTCTGGCATGCCCGTGCCAAGAAGGGCAACTCCCCAGTCCTTGGAGGTGTAGTTCTCGATGCTGAATCCGGAACACCTTTGGTGTGGGATCCATCGGAGGGGATGGGAATAGAATACTGA
- a CDS encoding HAMP domain-containing histidine kinase, with protein sequence MSLRWRIMGPMVLVIVLTVLISAGVGYYATQSRLGIFVDEIGGDEANRLAQSLSREYTATGDWGTVGRPLSEAGYLYEGVVRRESSEGREEGHNELLHEDRIRVVIVDADGRVVRDNLSELSPGTYASDLDGHREAVFDTAANQPVGHVYVDVNSELLSAESKGFLNTFLYVIVIGGALTIGIAVLLAAWLSKRIAAPVTALTEATQATAQGNTAQLPVTTSDELGRMSAAFNRMTSALNTQRNLRRRLINDVSHELNTPLTVIQLEARGLRDGLQTPENASDNIIREVDRLRGLTTDLDWLAETDSGELKLALEASSIYDLLAAEVDRWQAPSQARQVELSMSVAVGLPDIDLDRMRMSQALGNVVSNAIRCTEPGGTVALRANLGKDDVLTIAVIDNGIGIDAADLPHIFDRFYRTDRARDRGIGGTGLGLAIARGIVEAHGGSIAVSSDGPERGTTVTIRIPVFRIYPSILTCAEAQRAWGSQTAR encoded by the coding sequence ATGTCTCTTCGCTGGCGAATCATGGGACCGATGGTCCTTGTCATCGTCCTTACCGTCTTGATCAGCGCCGGCGTGGGCTACTACGCTACCCAATCCCGCCTCGGTATATTCGTGGACGAGATAGGCGGTGACGAGGCGAACCGGTTGGCTCAAAGTCTGAGCAGGGAATACACCGCAACCGGTGACTGGGGGACGGTGGGCAGACCGCTTTCCGAAGCCGGATACCTCTATGAAGGTGTTGTGCGGAGGGAAAGTTCGGAAGGAAGAGAGGAAGGCCACAACGAACTCCTGCACGAGGACCGGATACGAGTCGTCATTGTGGACGCGGATGGACGCGTGGTGAGGGACAACCTGTCCGAGCTATCTCCTGGGACCTACGCATCCGATCTGGACGGGCATCGGGAGGCTGTGTTTGATACAGCCGCAAATCAGCCTGTAGGCCATGTCTATGTGGATGTGAACAGTGAGCTCCTGTCGGCTGAATCGAAAGGATTTCTTAACACGTTCCTGTACGTAATAGTCATCGGCGGGGCACTAACCATTGGAATTGCAGTACTCCTTGCCGCCTGGCTTTCCAAGCGTATAGCAGCCCCTGTGACGGCTCTGACGGAGGCGACCCAAGCAACTGCTCAAGGGAATACTGCCCAATTGCCGGTCACAACCTCGGATGAACTGGGTCGAATGAGTGCTGCCTTCAATCGGATGACCTCGGCCCTGAATACCCAACGCAACCTCCGCAGGCGGCTGATTAACGATGTATCCCATGAGCTGAACACGCCACTGACCGTCATTCAACTGGAGGCTAGAGGGTTGCGCGACGGGCTTCAAACACCGGAGAACGCGTCCGACAACATCATTCGGGAGGTGGATAGACTGCGAGGTCTCACAACTGACCTTGACTGGCTTGCGGAGACTGACAGCGGCGAACTGAAGCTCGCTCTCGAAGCGAGTTCGATCTACGACTTGCTCGCCGCAGAAGTGGACCGCTGGCAGGCGCCATCTCAGGCCCGACAGGTTGAGCTGTCGATGAGCGTAGCCGTCGGCCTGCCAGATATAGATCTCGATCGGATGCGAATGAGCCAGGCGTTGGGTAACGTCGTGAGCAATGCGATCCGCTGTACCGAGCCCGGAGGGACCGTCGCGCTTCGGGCGAACCTGGGAAAAGATGATGTGTTGACCATCGCGGTCATTGATAACGGGATCGGGATAGACGCCGCTGACCTTCCCCACATTTTCGACCGCTTTTATCGTACTGACCGAGCCCGCGATCGTGGGATTGGCGGCACGGGGCTAGGACTAGCCATAGCCCGGGGCATAGTCGAAGCGCACGGGGGATCAATAGCGGTGTCAAGCGATGGGCCCGAACGGGGAACTACTGTGACTATTCGCATCCCGGTCTTTAGAATCTATCCGTCTATCCTAACCTGCGCTGAGGCTCAACGAGCTTGGGGAAGTCAAACTGCTCGTTGA
- a CDS encoding response regulator transcription factor: protein MSRRCLDEAPPTGTPSFRGMAMSESILIVEDDTRIANWVKVYFEREGFSAEVAHDGEVGLTLARHLDPDLIILDLTLPRLDGVELCRILRRESDVPIIMLTAREAYAERVIGLDSGSDDYVVKPFDPNELIARAQAVLRRVKGKVQQILTRGNITLNETTGMVTVNGEAVDLSQAQIALLSTFMRHPNQVLTRDQLISLTFNEDFDGFDRAIDSQVARLRRQIGREGMQPIQTVYGAGYRFVEEGE from the coding sequence ATGAGTAGGAGGTGCCTGGATGAGGCACCTCCTACTGGGACACCTTCCTTTAGAGGCATGGCAATGAGCGAATCGATATTGATAGTCGAAGACGACACTAGGATCGCCAACTGGGTAAAGGTGTACTTCGAGCGTGAGGGATTTTCCGCAGAGGTCGCTCACGACGGTGAGGTCGGTCTGACTCTTGCACGGCATCTGGACCCGGACCTGATAATACTAGACCTGACGCTTCCGCGCCTCGACGGCGTGGAACTGTGCAGAATATTGCGCCGGGAGTCGGATGTTCCCATCATCATGTTGACGGCAAGGGAGGCCTACGCCGAGCGGGTCATCGGGTTGGATAGCGGGTCCGACGATTACGTCGTCAAGCCCTTTGATCCGAATGAGCTCATCGCCCGTGCGCAGGCTGTGCTTCGCCGCGTCAAGGGCAAGGTACAGCAGATCCTGACCCGCGGCAACATCACATTGAACGAGACCACCGGGATGGTGACCGTCAATGGAGAAGCCGTTGACTTGAGCCAGGCACAGATCGCTTTGCTATCGACGTTCATGCGCCATCCCAATCAGGTCCTCACCCGCGATCAACTGATTTCACTGACCTTCAACGAAGATTTCGACGGATTTGACCGCGCCATTGATAGCCAGGTCGCGCGCCTGCGAAGGCAGATAGGTAGGGAGGGAATGCAACCTATTCAGACCGTCTATGGAGCTGGATACAGGTTCGTAGAGGAGGGCGAGTGA
- a CDS encoding bifunctional metallophosphatase/5'-nucleotidase, which produces MTQLARTIRIVPGIALVLSAIALVACGGQTRQQAPIDTATPIVVEKIVEVEKVVEKIVEVAVPATPIVIEKIVEKEVEVPVEVIREVVVVVTATPASTPVPTATPMAMKTQAPVPLPATTAEPQDVQLRIIAINDLHGHIATSSDAFGGVGRVDYLAANISAARADYEHSVFVSAGDLIGGSPLVSALFHDEPTIEAMNLMGLDINSVGNHEFDDGIEELVRMQQGGAHPTDGDLDGDPFAGADFQFLAANVIDDRTGNTVFPPYAIREFGGVSIAFVGLTLEGTANIVARSSVEGLTFANVAETVNSLIPELRSKGIEAVVVLLHEGGSSDGGKDDCGSGLDGAVAEITAQLDDAVDLVIAGHTNDEFVCEIDGKWITMADNAGRLFTVIDVTLDGTTKDLTVQDIRNLPNSQDGVTPDPELTALIEKYEALSAPRANAVIGRTTSDILRQPNEAGESALGDVIADAHLEATREAGAVVAFMNRGGMRNDILFASSGPESDGELTYAEAFSVHPFGNSMVTMTLTGRQIDTLLEQQFRDEDVTTRGVLQVSRGFSYEWDGTQPVGARVDISSIKISGVAVEPDATYRITTNSFLADGGSGFSVFTEGTDRTGGIIDVEALAAYFASANEVAPGPQDRIMRLD; this is translated from the coding sequence CCGCGACTCCGATTGTGGTCGAGAAAATCGTCGAGGTTGAGAAGGTCGTCGAAAAGATTGTTGAAGTAGCGGTTCCGGCGACGCCGATAGTAATCGAGAAGATTGTCGAGAAAGAGGTAGAAGTTCCGGTAGAGGTCATCAGAGAAGTCGTAGTGGTCGTCACAGCAACACCGGCCTCAACGCCCGTCCCCACAGCCACGCCAATGGCAATGAAAACTCAAGCGCCCGTGCCTCTACCTGCTACAACCGCAGAGCCACAGGACGTACAGCTTCGCATCATAGCCATCAATGACTTACACGGGCACATCGCCACTTCTTCCGATGCCTTCGGCGGTGTTGGCCGGGTCGATTACCTCGCAGCCAACATTTCCGCTGCAAGAGCTGATTACGAACATTCGGTGTTCGTCTCCGCGGGTGACCTCATAGGAGGGTCTCCACTGGTCTCGGCACTCTTCCACGACGAACCAACGATAGAAGCAATGAACCTGATGGGTTTGGACATAAATTCCGTCGGCAATCACGAGTTCGACGATGGCATTGAAGAACTTGTTCGAATGCAACAGGGCGGCGCACATCCGACAGATGGTGATCTGGATGGTGACCCGTTTGCTGGCGCCGACTTCCAATTCCTCGCCGCGAATGTCATCGATGACCGCACAGGCAACACGGTCTTCCCGCCATACGCGATCCGCGAATTTGGGGGAGTCAGCATCGCATTTGTCGGTCTGACGCTGGAAGGCACCGCAAATATCGTAGCCCGAAGCAGCGTTGAGGGACTGACATTTGCGAACGTAGCCGAGACGGTCAACTCGCTGATTCCTGAACTGCGTAGTAAGGGCATTGAGGCTGTCGTCGTCCTGCTGCACGAGGGCGGCTCTTCCGATGGTGGCAAGGATGATTGCGGGTCTGGCCTTGATGGAGCGGTCGCGGAGATCACCGCACAACTTGACGATGCCGTGGACCTGGTGATTGCCGGACACACAAACGACGAGTTCGTGTGCGAGATTGACGGCAAGTGGATAACAATGGCAGACAACGCCGGGCGGCTGTTTACGGTCATCGACGTTACGCTTGATGGGACAACAAAAGACCTGACAGTGCAGGACATCAGAAATCTTCCTAATTCACAGGACGGAGTAACTCCTGACCCGGAACTCACGGCGCTCATCGAAAAGTACGAAGCGCTGTCGGCGCCTAGGGCAAACGCCGTAATCGGCAGGACTACCTCCGATATTCTCCGGCAGCCAAATGAGGCTGGCGAGTCAGCCCTTGGCGATGTGATCGCGGACGCTCATCTTGAGGCGACGCGCGAAGCCGGTGCAGTGGTGGCGTTTATGAACAGAGGCGGTATGCGGAATGACATCCTGTTCGCATCCTCTGGTCCTGAGAGCGACGGCGAACTGACATACGCAGAGGCATTCTCGGTACACCCATTCGGCAACAGCATGGTCACAATGACGCTTACGGGTCGGCAGATTGACACGCTGCTGGAGCAGCAATTCAGAGATGAAGATGTTACGACAAGGGGAGTACTGCAGGTCTCGCGAGGCTTCAGCTATGAGTGGGACGGAACGCAGCCTGTCGGTGCCAGGGTGGATATATCCAGCATAAAGATAAGCGGTGTTGCGGTGGAACCGGACGCAACTTACAGGATAACCACCAACAGCTTTCTGGCAGACGGCGGTAGTGGGTTCAGTGTGTTCACGGAAGGAACCGATAGGACGGGTGGCATTATAGACGTGGAGGCGCTGGCAGCCTACTTCGCAAGCGCTAACGAAGTGGCTCCGGGTCCACAAGATCGCATAATGCGCCTTGACTGA